One stretch of Mycolicibacterium fallax DNA includes these proteins:
- the eccD gene encoding type VII secretion integral membrane protein EccD — protein MTAAVGARPGAPMVSFPARCAVAVICGDQLISQVYPAALPIEVFLDDAVELLDAELRRRGRPGLAPGSGYELQRVNGIRLDTGKSLDELGVEDGTALQLVTATDGDCAEPQYESLSTGLARVGRTLFPPVTAQTVAHCALAILAMAAAVLAVAGVRARLTGDSPVPAVAVGTAGLLAAAAAAGVWRWWPRRTDLLIGFGWLAVPLLALGAGTAPPGGLGAPHLFIVALAAAVLAVALTALTGAHRDIAAAVVTLCVLGGALAAARMWRPIPAQWLAMCTLIALLVLLTLAPTIALRAARIRPPHFGSVTGRDLFHRADGMPVDAVVPVDQSAAAEPEADPNPDTTPRGAAVAAAARRANAVLTGICVAAAITLVPAVWATLLPGRPRAGAAAVLAGLVVMIFVLRSRNFTDRRQAVPLICGAAAAVCAGVARYVWAAPAGSTGALVGGALVLTGFGAGTLIAALLVPPTRFTPLVRMTAEWLELLAIVVALPLAAWIGGLFAWVRMR, from the coding sequence ATGACCGCCGCGGTCGGTGCCCGGCCCGGTGCGCCGATGGTGTCATTCCCCGCGCGCTGCGCGGTCGCGGTGATCTGCGGCGACCAACTGATCTCCCAGGTGTATCCGGCGGCGCTGCCCATCGAGGTGTTCCTCGACGACGCGGTGGAATTACTCGACGCCGAACTTCGCCGCCGCGGCCGCCCCGGCCTGGCACCCGGCAGCGGCTATGAGCTGCAGCGGGTCAACGGCATCCGGCTGGACACCGGCAAGTCCCTCGACGAGCTCGGCGTCGAGGACGGCACCGCGCTGCAGTTGGTGACGGCGACCGACGGGGATTGCGCCGAGCCGCAGTACGAATCGCTGTCCACCGGGCTGGCGCGGGTCGGGCGCACGCTGTTCCCCCCGGTCACCGCGCAGACCGTCGCGCACTGTGCGCTGGCGATTCTGGCGATGGCCGCGGCGGTGCTCGCGGTCGCCGGGGTGCGTGCCCGGTTGACCGGTGACTCCCCGGTCCCCGCGGTCGCGGTCGGCACCGCCGGCCTGCTGGCCGCGGCCGCGGCGGCCGGGGTGTGGCGCTGGTGGCCGCGCCGCACGGATCTGCTGATCGGGTTCGGTTGGCTGGCCGTCCCGCTGTTGGCGCTCGGCGCAGGCACCGCCCCGCCCGGCGGGCTCGGCGCGCCGCACCTGTTCATCGTCGCGCTGGCGGCCGCGGTGCTGGCCGTGGCGCTGACCGCGCTGACCGGCGCGCATCGCGATATCGCCGCGGCGGTGGTGACGCTGTGCGTGCTCGGCGGCGCGCTGGCCGCGGCCCGGATGTGGCGGCCGATCCCCGCGCAGTGGCTGGCGATGTGCACGCTGATCGCGCTGCTGGTGCTGTTGACGCTGGCGCCCACCATCGCGCTGCGGGCGGCGCGGATCCGGCCGCCGCACTTCGGTTCGGTCACCGGCCGCGACCTGTTTCACCGGGCCGACGGGATGCCGGTGGACGCCGTCGTCCCGGTGGACCAGAGCGCGGCAGCCGAACCGGAGGCCGACCCGAACCCGGACACCACCCCGCGCGGGGCGGCGGTCGCCGCGGCCGCCCGCCGCGCCAACGCCGTGCTGACCGGGATCTGCGTGGCCGCCGCGATCACCCTGGTGCCCGCGGTGTGGGCGACGTTGCTGCCCGGCCGGCCCCGGGCCGGAGCCGCCGCGGTGCTGGCCGGGCTGGTGGTGATGATCTTCGTGCTGCGGTCCCGCAATTTCACCGACCGACGCCAGGCGGTGCCGCTGATCTGCGGTGCGGCGGCCGCGGTGTGCGCCGGGGTGGCCCGCTACGTGTGGGCGGCGCCGGCGGGGTCGACCGGCGCCCTGGTCGGCGGCGCACTGGTCCTGACCGGGTTCGGTGCGGGCACCCTGATCGCCGCGCTGCTGGTACCGCCGACCCGATTCACCCCCCTGGTCCGGATGACCGCCGAATGGCTGGAACTGCTGGCGATCGTCGTCGCGCTGCCGCTGGCCGCCTGGATCGGCGGCCTGTTCGCCTGGGTGCGGATGCGATGA
- a CDS encoding S8 family serine peptidase, whose amino-acid sequence MTARTAQRAAAVAAVLMLAGYGLVPARAIPPPVVDPTQLPEAGRPGPDEPMRQANRCARPITVADPDVGITAPGFTMLNIARAWTHSTGNGVPVAVVDTGVNPGPRLPVVPGGDYVMGGDGLSDCDAHGTIIASIIGAAPQGAPMPDRMPPEPAFPAPEGVPATGGAPPPPDRPAPPAPPAPVTVIRTQTATVTAPPPPPPEPPPPAPHDVPANAPGDAAPGPELPEVPPPAAGAPDGVAGVAPHAVLISIRQTSRAFTAVTPRPGETDLLRKAGTLSTLARAVVHAADLGAKVINLSVTSCMPAVDPLDQRVLGAALWYAATVRDAVIVAAAGNEGEEGCAQNPPADPLNPADPRGWGRVKTVSSPSWFADYVLSVGAVDNTGAPLGASLSGPWVAVAAPGVGVMGLSPHTGIAVNALPPSRAGDRNMAFWGTSFAAAYVSGVAALVRARFPRLSAHQIIHRIRATAHNPPLGVDNKIGYGVVDPLAALTFDVPDGPRQAPGAQARVIAAPAPPAPPDRRAHTAALTFAVVVAAAAGILALAARARRSR is encoded by the coding sequence ATGACCGCCCGCACCGCCCAGCGCGCCGCCGCCGTCGCGGCGGTGCTGATGCTGGCCGGTTACGGGCTGGTGCCCGCACGGGCGATCCCCCCGCCGGTGGTGGACCCCACCCAACTGCCGGAGGCGGGCCGGCCCGGTCCGGACGAGCCGATGCGTCAGGCCAACCGCTGCGCCCGGCCGATCACCGTCGCCGACCCGGACGTCGGCATCACCGCCCCCGGGTTCACCATGCTCAACATCGCCCGCGCCTGGACGCACTCGACCGGCAACGGTGTCCCGGTCGCGGTGGTCGACACCGGGGTGAACCCCGGCCCCCGGTTGCCGGTGGTTCCGGGCGGTGACTACGTGATGGGCGGTGACGGGCTGTCGGACTGCGACGCCCACGGCACCATCATCGCGTCCATCATCGGCGCCGCACCGCAGGGCGCCCCGATGCCCGATCGGATGCCGCCGGAGCCCGCCTTCCCGGCTCCCGAGGGTGTCCCGGCCACCGGCGGCGCGCCCCCGCCGCCGGACCGGCCGGCACCGCCCGCACCGCCGGCCCCGGTGACCGTCATCCGGACCCAGACCGCGACGGTCACCGCGCCACCGCCGCCGCCACCGGAGCCGCCACCGCCTGCACCGCACGATGTGCCGGCCAACGCGCCCGGTGACGCCGCACCCGGACCCGAGCTGCCTGAGGTTCCGCCGCCGGCAGCCGGGGCGCCCGACGGGGTGGCCGGGGTCGCCCCGCACGCGGTGCTGATCTCGATCCGGCAGACCTCGCGGGCGTTCACCGCCGTGACGCCGCGGCCCGGCGAAACCGACCTGCTGCGCAAGGCGGGCACCCTCTCGACCCTGGCGCGCGCCGTCGTGCACGCCGCCGACCTGGGCGCAAAGGTGATCAACCTGAGCGTGACGTCCTGCATGCCCGCCGTCGACCCGCTCGATCAGCGGGTGCTGGGCGCGGCGCTGTGGTACGCCGCCACCGTCCGGGACGCCGTCATCGTCGCCGCGGCGGGCAACGAGGGCGAGGAGGGCTGCGCGCAGAATCCGCCGGCCGATCCGCTGAACCCCGCCGACCCGCGCGGCTGGGGCCGGGTCAAGACGGTGTCCTCGCCGTCCTGGTTTGCCGACTACGTGTTGTCGGTCGGTGCCGTCGACAACACCGGCGCGCCGCTGGGCGCCAGCCTGTCCGGCCCGTGGGTGGCGGTGGCCGCCCCGGGCGTCGGGGTGATGGGACTGTCTCCGCACACCGGCATCGCGGTCAACGCGCTCCCGCCGAGCCGGGCCGGGGATCGCAACATGGCATTTTGGGGCACCAGCTTCGCCGCCGCCTACGTCAGCGGTGTCGCGGCGCTGGTGCGTGCCCGCTTTCCGCGGCTCAGCGCGCACCAGATCATCCACCGGATCCGGGCGACCGCACACAACCCGCCGCTCGGGGTGGACAACAAGATCGGCTACGGCGTGGTCGATCCGCTGGCGGCGCTGACCTTCGACGTGCCCGACGGTCCGCGGCAGGCGCCCGGGGCACAGGCGCGGGTGATCGCCGCACCGGCGCCACCGGCACCGCCGGATCGGCGGGCGCACACCGCCGCACTGACCTTCGCGGTCGTGGTCGCGGCCGCGGCGGGAATCCTGGCGCTGGCGGCCCGGGCCCGGCGGTCCCGATGA
- a CDS encoding MinD/ParA family ATP-binding protein, with product MDETEEDPGPRRSPEPMSGSVRISDLVAPRKIPPGSGWRRVVHTGTCHVVNPGQSRAERHHRELCERIRRHIRRQYVIALVAGKGGVGKTTLTAAIGAVFRGVRPENVVAVDAVPGFGTLAGRIDENPPGDYAAVLDDTDVQGYADIREHLGQNAVGLDVLAGNRNSDQARPLTAAMFAGALSRLRRTHNVILVDTADDLEHPVMESVLRAADTLVFVSGLTPDSSVPVTRSVDLLCALGHHELVSRSMVVLNDSRDRYDRGARRYLTERFSQCGATVEFMPYDPHLAAGGIIDVAHQSTGAARLRLTEITAALADRYIPDADRTA from the coding sequence ATGGACGAGACCGAGGAAGACCCGGGTCCGCGTCGGTCACCGGAACCGATGTCCGGCTCGGTGCGGATCTCCGACCTGGTCGCGCCGCGCAAGATACCGCCCGGCTCGGGCTGGCGGCGGGTTGTGCACACCGGCACCTGCCACGTCGTCAACCCGGGGCAGTCGCGGGCCGAACGCCACCACCGGGAACTGTGCGAACGGATCCGGCGGCACATCCGCCGCCAGTACGTCATCGCGCTGGTGGCCGGCAAGGGCGGGGTGGGCAAGACCACCCTCACCGCGGCGATCGGCGCGGTGTTCCGCGGTGTCCGGCCGGAGAACGTGGTGGCGGTCGACGCGGTGCCCGGTTTCGGCACCCTGGCCGGCCGGATCGACGAGAACCCGCCCGGTGACTACGCCGCGGTGCTCGACGACACCGACGTGCAGGGCTACGCCGACATCCGCGAACACCTGGGCCAGAACGCCGTCGGGCTGGATGTGCTTGCCGGAAACCGGAACTCGGACCAGGCCCGGCCGCTGACCGCGGCGATGTTCGCCGGGGCACTGTCCCGGCTGCGCCGGACCCACAACGTCATCCTGGTCGACACCGCCGACGATCTGGAGCATCCGGTGATGGAGTCGGTGCTGCGGGCCGCCGACACCCTGGTCTTCGTCTCCGGGCTGACCCCGGACAGCTCGGTGCCGGTGACCCGGTCGGTGGACCTGCTGTGTGCGCTGGGCCACCACGAGCTGGTGTCGCGCAGCATGGTGGTGCTCAACGACAGCCGGGACCGCTACGACCGCGGTGCCCGGCGGTACCTCACCGAACGCTTCAGCCAGTGCGGCGCCACCGTCGAATTCATGCCGTATGACCCGCATCTGGCGGCCGGCGGCATCATCGACGTCGCGCACCAGAGCACCGGCGCCGCCCGGTTGCGGCTCACCGAGATCACCGCCGCGCTGGCCGACCGTTACATCCCGGACGCCGACAGGACGGCGTGA
- a CDS encoding ESX secretion-associated protein EspG, with the protein MLTTTVEGLWVLQVLTGVEVLGPELGLRPHLPRVESRDDALDRPIAAELREHAVIDEAGTVDEPVREWLAVLSRRDIGLVLDLHRPGDRTRTRVLLARFARWWAVLERHGDLVRLGPAGTSAEENSATSVIAVEIERLCGTAQPAELRPVTVDAGAIAGVRGSARLRAVLAGAGIDAEQQGMLLLAADPARSAHAGIVAVQSGVESGLPTRAVLGDSAVTVIDTPAGRLVAETVHRDGRRWLIVGPGSTSAIVTAVRALLRRLPAEQDWYSYRKVV; encoded by the coding sequence GTGTTGACCACCACCGTCGAGGGGCTGTGGGTTCTGCAGGTGCTCACCGGGGTCGAGGTGCTCGGCCCGGAACTGGGCCTGCGTCCGCATCTGCCGCGAGTCGAATCCCGCGACGACGCGCTGGACCGGCCGATTGCCGCCGAACTGCGCGAGCACGCGGTGATCGACGAGGCCGGCACCGTCGACGAACCGGTCCGGGAATGGCTGGCGGTGCTGAGCCGGCGCGACATCGGCCTGGTGCTGGATCTGCACCGCCCCGGCGACCGCACCCGGACCCGGGTGCTGCTGGCCCGGTTCGCCCGCTGGTGGGCGGTGCTGGAACGCCACGGCGACCTGGTCCGGCTGGGCCCGGCGGGCACCTCGGCGGAGGAGAACTCGGCGACCTCGGTCATCGCGGTCGAGATCGAAAGGCTTTGCGGCACAGCACAACCTGCCGAACTTCGGCCGGTGACCGTCGACGCCGGGGCGATCGCCGGGGTCCGCGGCTCGGCGCGGCTGCGCGCGGTGCTGGCCGGCGCCGGCATCGATGCCGAGCAGCAGGGCATGCTGCTGCTGGCGGCCGATCCGGCGCGTTCGGCGCACGCCGGGATCGTCGCGGTGCAGAGCGGGGTGGAATCCGGGCTGCCGACCCGGGCGGTGCTCGGCGACAGCGCGGTCACCGTGATCGACACCCCGGCCGGACGTCTGGTCGCCGAAACGGTCCACCGCGATGGTCGCCGCTGGCTGATCGTCGGCCCGGGAAGCACCTCGGCGATCGTCACCGCGGTCCGGGCGCTGCTGCGCCGACTGCCCGCCGAACAGGACTGGTATTCCTACCGAAAGGTGGTGTGA
- a CDS encoding WXG100 family type VII secretion target — MDKITYALPTILDAADQTLTHGIGLTDLCSDVERKTNALVADFQGVGADGFFLHQQELLRSLKHLAETVGLHGNAVHTVCENATVTDQTVAGFFG, encoded by the coding sequence ATGGACAAGATCACCTACGCACTGCCGACGATCCTGGATGCCGCGGATCAGACCCTGACCCACGGCATCGGCCTGACCGACCTGTGCAGCGACGTCGAACGTAAGACCAATGCGCTGGTCGCTGACTTCCAGGGTGTCGGCGCCGACGGCTTCTTCCTGCACCAGCAGGAATTGCTGCGCTCGCTCAAGCATCTCGCCGAGACGGTCGGACTGCATGGCAATGCGGTGCACACGGTGTGCGAGAACGCCACCGTCACCGACCAGACCGTCGCCGGATTCTTCGGCTAG
- the eccA gene encoding type VII secretion AAA-ATPase EccA, producing the protein MSAGASVVAARRPFDRGMDLMDHDPAEALRQFTEATRLDPAMADAWLARIAAGDDDLATLEQVYRCGPRLHREANRIGARLAARIKAGPYLAITVTEASHAAIALAGALIDDGQFERAHTVLADPGLLDSWENHQWQRHVMSYLMFATGRWPEVIAEATAVLPPQAIVMAAVTAATNTMAAHAAVHLGQARVALDWADRVHTRRGELTDAGGADVLTASIDPAEFPLIAADLGYVRGMALRQLGDEPGAQVALSKACVNGALLPAARDALADPALQLAVTDEATIDSRTDRWDAGTAQSPADRAGRADEQRRTELLEQGRALLNNQVGLAEVKRAVAELEDQIEIRALRLAHGLPVAGQTNHMLLVGPPGTGKTTTAEALGKIYAGLGIVAHPEIIEVRRADFCGEHIGASGPKTNELIDRSLGRILFMDEFYSLVERHHDGRPDMIGMEAVNQLLVALEVHRFDFCFIGAGYEREVDEFLTVNPGLAGRFNRRLRFASYAPAELVEIAVRYGAPRATVIEPAARQALMLACQALSEHRAADGSNGVDVMQNGRFARNVLERAERLRDSRVAARHRSAPGSVTVAELETVRLADLHTAVSQACAEKHLTLFAQVNGTDSVGN; encoded by the coding sequence ATGAGCGCCGGGGCCAGCGTGGTCGCGGCCCGCCGGCCCTTCGACCGCGGCATGGACCTGATGGACCACGATCCCGCCGAGGCGCTGCGGCAGTTCACCGAGGCGACCCGGCTGGACCCGGCGATGGCCGACGCCTGGCTGGCGCGCATCGCCGCCGGCGACGACGACCTGGCCACCCTGGAACAGGTGTACCGCTGCGGCCCCCGGCTGCACCGCGAGGCCAACCGCATCGGTGCCCGGCTGGCCGCGCGGATCAAGGCGGGCCCGTACCTGGCGATCACCGTCACCGAGGCCTCGCACGCGGCGATCGCGCTGGCCGGCGCCCTGATCGACGACGGCCAGTTCGAGCGGGCGCACACCGTGCTGGCGGACCCGGGACTGCTGGACTCCTGGGAGAACCACCAGTGGCAGCGGCACGTGATGAGCTACCTGATGTTCGCCACCGGCCGCTGGCCGGAGGTCATCGCCGAGGCGACCGCGGTGCTGCCGCCCCAGGCGATCGTGATGGCCGCGGTCACCGCGGCGACCAACACCATGGCCGCGCACGCCGCCGTCCACCTCGGCCAGGCCCGCGTCGCACTGGACTGGGCCGACCGGGTGCACACCCGGCGCGGCGAGCTCACCGACGCCGGCGGCGCGGACGTGCTGACCGCCAGCATCGACCCGGCCGAGTTCCCGCTGATCGCCGCCGATCTCGGGTACGTGCGGGGGATGGCGCTGCGCCAGCTCGGCGACGAACCCGGCGCCCAGGTGGCGCTGTCGAAGGCCTGCGTCAACGGCGCGCTGCTGCCCGCCGCCCGCGACGCGCTGGCCGATCCGGCCCTGCAGCTGGCCGTCACCGACGAGGCCACCATCGACAGCCGCACCGACCGCTGGGACGCCGGCACCGCCCAGAGTCCGGCCGACCGGGCGGGCCGCGCCGACGAACAGCGCCGGACCGAACTGCTCGAGCAGGGCCGTGCGCTGCTGAACAACCAGGTGGGCCTGGCCGAGGTCAAGCGCGCGGTCGCCGAACTGGAGGACCAGATCGAGATCCGCGCGCTGCGACTGGCGCACGGGCTGCCGGTGGCCGGCCAGACCAATCACATGCTGCTGGTCGGCCCGCCCGGCACCGGCAAGACCACCACCGCCGAGGCGCTCGGCAAGATCTACGCCGGGCTCGGCATCGTCGCGCATCCGGAGATCATCGAGGTCCGCCGCGCCGACTTCTGCGGCGAGCACATCGGCGCGTCCGGCCCGAAGACCAACGAGCTGATCGACCGGTCGCTGGGCCGGATCCTGTTCATGGACGAGTTCTATTCCCTGGTCGAACGCCATCACGACGGCCGCCCGGACATGATCGGCATGGAGGCCGTCAATCAGTTGCTGGTGGCGCTGGAGGTGCACCGGTTCGACTTCTGTTTCATCGGCGCCGGGTACGAGCGCGAGGTCGACGAGTTCCTCACCGTCAACCCGGGGCTGGCCGGCCGGTTCAACCGCCGGCTGCGGTTTGCCTCCTACGCCCCGGCCGAGCTGGTGGAGATCGCGGTCCGCTACGGCGCGCCGCGGGCCACCGTCATCGAGCCGGCCGCCCGCCAGGCCCTGATGCTGGCCTGCCAGGCGCTGTCGGAGCACCGCGCCGCCGACGGCAGCAACGGCGTCGACGTCATGCAGAACGGGCGATTCGCCCGCAACGTGCTGGAGCGAGCCGAGCGGTTGCGGGACTCCCGGGTGGCCGCCCGGCACCGGTCCGCGCCCGGGTCGGTGACCGTCGCCGAGTTGGAGACGGTGCGGCTGGCGGACCTGCACACAGCCGTCTCACAGGCTTGCGCGGAGAAGCATCTCACGCTGTTCGCCCAGGTCAATGGGACCGATTCGGTGGGCAACTAG
- the eccE gene encoding type VII secretion protein EccE gives MTAPVRLAVLIAVFVAALTGWAIGGFAGAATALALVGPVAVVPWRGRPLWSWLARYRRHRREHPRPDPVTVANDGCGGGVRELRGTAVAAVAVLGRRHRPTLFTGSTAAHSDDTLDVAALAALLHQPLGLTLESLSVVTLGARRRSHGDYPRVYDTLIGTPPYAGTRETWVILRIAALPNAGALADRISTGVAAVAAAQRIGAALRRGAVRARVASAADIVELDRRIGGGVRDPRWRSVRADDGWYTSYAYRPHEVTAANLAQAWTLRVDGLIQTVTLYPDGRLSATLTTRTNQPPPAPPSVLLTGLPGEQLDALAAARCGPTVRLRGLRTGPVPAALALPVGASGVLIGPAQDGYRLALPFTDPGEPTRIRLAADDALTKRLVLRAAAAGERITVHTADRRRWAALQMPGITVTDGPRPAPDTTVSVVDGAVSAAAPAEPAVRLSPAPRPPTVIEATGPSPAAGAAGDGADAGAADADIVITQAGPDTVDIGIAGRVHRVRIDLFRVENRYLRIESEAAPEPELAGADR, from the coding sequence ATGACCGCCCCGGTGCGGCTGGCGGTCCTGATCGCGGTGTTCGTCGCCGCGCTGACCGGCTGGGCGATCGGCGGATTCGCCGGTGCGGCAACGGCGCTGGCCCTCGTCGGGCCGGTCGCGGTGGTTCCCTGGCGGGGCCGGCCGCTGTGGTCCTGGCTGGCGCGGTACCGGCGGCACCGGCGCGAGCATCCCCGGCCGGACCCGGTCACGGTGGCCAACGACGGCTGCGGCGGCGGTGTGCGCGAGTTGCGCGGCACCGCGGTGGCCGCCGTCGCGGTGCTCGGGCGGCGGCACCGGCCGACCCTGTTCACCGGCAGCACGGCCGCCCACAGCGACGACACCCTCGACGTTGCCGCGCTGGCAGCGCTGCTGCACCAACCGCTCGGCCTGACCCTGGAATCGCTGAGCGTGGTCACCCTCGGTGCGCGGCGACGCAGCCACGGCGACTACCCGCGGGTCTACGACACCCTGATCGGCACCCCGCCGTATGCCGGCACCCGGGAAACCTGGGTGATCCTGCGGATCGCCGCGCTGCCCAACGCCGGGGCGCTCGCCGACCGGATCTCCACCGGCGTCGCGGCGGTGGCCGCCGCCCAGCGCATCGGCGCGGCGCTGCGCCGGGGCGCGGTCCGAGCCCGGGTGGCCAGCGCCGCCGACATCGTCGAGCTGGACCGCCGGATCGGCGGCGGCGTCCGGGACCCCCGCTGGCGGTCGGTGCGCGCCGACGACGGCTGGTACACCAGCTACGCATACCGGCCGCACGAGGTCACCGCGGCCAACCTGGCGCAGGCCTGGACGCTGCGGGTCGACGGCCTGATCCAGACCGTCACGCTCTACCCGGACGGGCGGTTGTCCGCGACGCTGACCACCCGCACCAACCAGCCGCCGCCAGCGCCGCCCAGCGTGCTGCTGACCGGCCTGCCGGGGGAGCAACTCGACGCGCTCGCCGCCGCTAGGTGCGGCCCGACGGTGCGGCTGCGGGGGCTGCGCACCGGTCCGGTACCGGCCGCGCTGGCCCTGCCGGTCGGGGCCAGCGGGGTGCTGATCGGCCCCGCGCAGGACGGCTACCGGCTGGCGCTGCCGTTCACCGATCCGGGCGAACCCACCCGGATCCGGCTGGCCGCCGACGACGCCCTGACCAAGCGGCTGGTGCTGCGGGCGGCCGCGGCGGGGGAGCGGATCACCGTGCACACCGCCGACCGGCGCCGCTGGGCCGCGCTGCAGATGCCCGGTATCACCGTCACCGACGGCCCCCGGCCGGCCCCGGACACCACCGTCAGCGTGGTCGACGGCGCGGTGTCGGCCGCGGCGCCCGCCGAACCGGCGGTCCGGCTGTCCCCGGCGCCGCGGCCGCCGACGGTGATCGAGGCGACCGGGCCATCGCCCGCCGCCGGTGCCGCCGGCGACGGCGCCGATGCCGGCGCTGCCGATGCCGATATCGTCATCACCCAGGCCGGGCCGGACACCGTCGACATCGGTATCGCCGGCCGGGTGCACCGGGTGCGGATCGATCTGTTCCGCGTCGAAAACCGTTATCTGAGAATCGAATCCGAGGCTGCCCCGGAACCCGAGCTCGCCGGGGCGGACCGATGA
- a CDS encoding PE domain-containing protein yields the protein MAGPLLNVSPTGVGLSAAVEAAITAELGAVVAGGTATLITVTPMGADPASVAFAAACNAAGAAYLGAAAEHTASRGLFSGAQGLAGATFETTEALRRLVTTLGSVIG from the coding sequence ATGGCCGGACCACTTCTGAATGTGTCTCCCACCGGGGTCGGGCTGTCGGCCGCCGTCGAGGCGGCCATCACCGCGGAACTCGGCGCCGTCGTCGCCGGCGGCACGGCCACCCTGATCACCGTCACCCCAATGGGCGCCGATCCGGCCTCGGTCGCGTTCGCCGCGGCCTGCAATGCCGCCGGCGCGGCCTACCTCGGCGCCGCCGCCGAGCACACCGCGTCGCGCGGCTTGTTCTCCGGTGCGCAGGGATTGGCCGGTGCGACCTTTGAGACGACCGAGGCCCTGCGACGCCTGGTGACGACGCTGGGCTCCGTCATCGGCTGA
- a CDS encoding PPE domain-containing protein, with protein MADFWAARPPEVNDLVLRAGSGIATTAAAALTYVMEISGCETAAGMSIGNAGMLAPDFVGLAGAGSLLSATTLNTTLQLLAGWLMEKPPVFASAINAYLSASSAMIPAAVCQGNRVQWESLCAANVPALGTLTPAIIEKDLEYFGGMWPNNAGVGTGYSAVLMGLIPALSIPPPITPLAASPAAPVQAGAAVAEAAATGAVAPALQASGAAAGMAGPSGAAGPGGMLGDLMQQVTGGVQQGGQAVGQLAQNVVGMPMQLGQTLTGPVQALTGLFGSFGNRGEAAAVEPVVEAVPEAVRPGVGLPLAPGAGSVLGGAAGAATPAGLTSYTRPTAGFAPEPGGRPTGLRGAGVLGAVETRTAPAGGVPVGSGAGMLARPTGGSAGSGEVGRVRVFAEAEQRRG; from the coding sequence ATGGCCGATTTCTGGGCGGCCCGCCCACCGGAGGTCAACGACCTGGTCCTGCGGGCCGGATCCGGCATCGCCACCACCGCGGCGGCCGCATTGACCTACGTCATGGAGATCTCCGGCTGCGAAACCGCGGCCGGGATGTCGATCGGCAACGCCGGGATGCTCGCCCCGGACTTCGTCGGGCTCGCCGGCGCCGGCTCACTGCTGTCGGCCACCACCCTCAACACCACCCTGCAGCTGCTGGCCGGCTGGCTGATGGAGAAGCCGCCGGTGTTCGCCAGCGCGATCAACGCCTACCTGAGCGCCAGCTCGGCGATGATCCCGGCGGCGGTCTGCCAGGGCAACCGGGTGCAGTGGGAATCCTTGTGCGCGGCCAACGTTCCGGCGCTCGGAACCCTGACACCGGCCATCATCGAAAAGGATCTCGAATACTTCGGCGGGATGTGGCCGAACAACGCCGGGGTGGGGACCGGTTATTCGGCGGTGCTGATGGGCCTGATTCCGGCCCTGAGCATCCCGCCGCCGATCACCCCGCTGGCGGCCTCACCGGCCGCCCCGGTGCAGGCGGGTGCCGCGGTGGCCGAGGCCGCCGCGACCGGGGCCGTCGCCCCGGCGCTGCAGGCATCCGGCGCCGCGGCGGGGATGGCCGGGCCGTCCGGTGCCGCCGGCCCCGGAGGCATGCTCGGTGATCTGATGCAGCAGGTCACCGGGGGCGTGCAGCAGGGTGGTCAGGCCGTCGGCCAACTCGCCCAGAACGTCGTCGGGATGCCGATGCAGCTCGGCCAGACACTGACCGGCCCGGTGCAGGCGCTGACCGGGCTGTTCGGCTCGTTCGGCAATCGCGGCGAGGCCGCCGCGGTCGAACCGGTCGTGGAGGCGGTGCCCGAGGCCGTGCGGCCCGGCGTGGGCCTGCCGCTGGCGCCCGGAGCCGGGTCGGTCCTCGGCGGCGCTGCGGGTGCGGCGACGCCGGCCGGGCTGACCAGTTACACCCGGCCGACCGCCGGCTTCGCGCCGGAACCGGGCGGCCGGCCCACCGGCCTGCGCGGCGCCGGGGTGCTCGGCGCGGTGGAAACACGCACCGCCCCGGCCGGCGGGGTACCGGTGGGTTCGGGCGCCGGGATGCTGGCGCGCCCGACCGGTGGCAGCGCCGGCAGCGGCGAGGTCGGCCGGGTCCGGGTGTTCGCCGAAGCCGAACAGCGCCGAGGGTGA